One segment of Clavelina lepadiformis chromosome 2, kaClaLepa1.1, whole genome shotgun sequence DNA contains the following:
- the LOC143447038 gene encoding endoplasmic reticulum membrane-associated RNA degradation protein-like isoform X1, protein MDISTFLSQDVKQIVVDIWQASSHLSQLQHKTEKVCHKFETLTCRFYELITSVLEENQLSTTLDFHTAVQELCPLFHQLLFWDFESDDIERFVELLSNWFIGISKQDIQDWFKVEYLSADTEVNLCLVLKMLYICSTLEHSLRSVYRLKDGHDPLLLRDLLSSKPLKETFGETRMKFLQVLFGGPLSLNLRNLLWHGFISPNELPSMYFHVLLFTIVEMSVFLDDQNLLVGMKKLPLVQKDFVRGVLNERLATTLRSFEANRGCDVANMNELYETSPYIPKSMLVYFKYSLNLYRSRRFGDCVMILLPQLEHLLRCRFSFCNKCPERVMTAESTEFYTTLDDVLSSNLKQGGENYLRYELGDNFMVLLRDLFVLQDGLRLRDHLSHGEMSSIDVDHNIAFVVVSAALYASHGCARKHEETGYTRNERDSFLDEPDTQNSAFNISFQGGACCTCQNNDLFRQISTFINNYESLFHALAFTKRDVCSSVKLCFNFKDTPSIENFNDLKNSVDSFEVDELVSSLKLLSIQYAQLAKSTVADSNFVEQFFTSITNKGDVKPLQESDQIDQLIEFLAGSHLHTLHRASPNDVIIRQISLNVKKAAENIKNILEVRKRMFKERSLRSRQRKNYICLLCSRPVLFAGLRFLTLYILVLIHHHGFMADTPQRLLRKLLQICENVVTFTSADVNKWKEAVNLMAKLSKLIPGL, encoded by the exons ATGGATATTAGTACATTTCTTTCTCAAGATGTGAAACAAATTGTAGTTGATATCTGGCAGGCGAGCTCACATTTGTCTCAACTTCAacataaaacagaaaaagtgTGCCACAAATTTGAAACACTAACTTGTAGATTTTATGAGCTCATTACCTCAGTTTTAGAAGAAAACCAGCTTAGCACCACACTCGATTTTCATACGGCTGTTCAGGAATTATGCCCCCTTTTTCATCAACTCTTGTTTTGGGATTTTGAATCAGATGACATTGAGCGGTTTGTTGAACTTTTGTCAAACTGGTTTATCGGGATTTCAAAACAGGATATCCAAGATTGGTTTAAAGTTGAATATCTTTCTGCTGATACTGAAGTGAATCTTTGTCTTGTATTGAAAATGCTTTACATTTGTTCAACGTTGGAGCACTCCCTTCGCAGT GTTTATCGATTAAAAGATGGTCATGATCCTTTGCTTTTGAGAGATCTTCTCAGCAGCAAACCATTGAAAGAAACATTTGGTGAGACTAGAATGAAGTTCTTACAAGTTCTGTTTGGTGGTCCACTCAGTTTGAATTTAAGAAATCTTCTTTGGCATGGATTTATTTCACCAAATGAATTACCGTCAAT GTATTTTCATGTGCTTCTTTTTACTATTGTGGAAATGTCAGTGTTCTTGGATGATCAAAACCTGCTCGTTGGAATGAAAAAACTTCCTTTGGTTCAGAAAGATTTTGTAAGGGGAGTGCTCAATGAAAGACTAG CAACAACCTTAAGAAGTTTTGAAGCTAACCGGGGCTGTGATGTGGCAAATATGAATGAACTTTATGAAACGTCTCCTTATATTCCAAAGTCAATGTTAGTCTACTTCAAATATTCATTAAATCTGTACAGATCACGCAG attTGGCGACTGTGTGATGATTTTACTTCCACAGTTGGAACATTTGTTGCGTTGTAGGTtttcattttgcaacaaatgcCCAGAACGTGTCATGACCGCTGAGTCTACTGAATTTTATACAACTTTGGATGAT GTTTTGTCATCCAATTTGAAGCAAGGTGGTGAAAATTATCTGCGATACGAACTTGGTGATAACTTCATG GTTTTACTTCGAGATCTTTTCGTTCTCCAAGATGGCCTTCGTCTCCGAGATCATTTATCCCACGGTGAGATGTCATCTATAGATGTAGATCACAATATCGCCTTTGTTGTTGTCTCTGCTGCACTCTATGCAAGTCATGGATGTGCAAGGAAGCATGAAGAAACAGGGTATACAAGGAATGAAAGAGATTCCTTTTTAGATGAGCCAGATACTCAAAATTCAGCTTTCAACATCAGCTTCCAAGGAGGAGCATGTTGCACTTGTCAAAACAATGATCTCTTCAGACAGATCTCaacttttataaataattacgAATCGCTTTTTCATGCTTTGGCTTTTACCAAGCGTGACGTTTGCTCTTCTGTCAAGCTCTGCTTCAACTTTAAGGATACACCTTCAATAGAGAATTTTAATGATTTGAAAAATTCTGTGGACTCTTTCGAAGTTGATGAGCTTGTTTcttcattaaaacttttgagcATTCAGTATGCACAATTAGCAAAAAGTACTGTTGCAGACTCGAATTTTGTTGAACAATTTTTTACATCGATTACAAACAAAGGTGATGTGAAACCCTTGCAAGAAAGCGACCAGATTGACCAGCTCATAGAATTCCTTGCCGGAAGTCACCTTCACACTTTGCACAG GGCGAGTCCCAATGATGTTATCATAAGACAGATATCGCTCAATGTGAAGAAAGCGgcggaaaatataaaaaacattcTAGAAGTCCGGAAGAGAATGTTCAAGGAACGTTCTTTGAGATCGAGACAAAggaaaaattacatttgtcTCCTATGCAG CCGTCCGGTTTTGTTTGCTGGACTTCGGTTCTTAACCTTGTACATCCTTGTGCTAATCCATCATCATGGTTTTATGGCAGACACACCTCAAAG GTTGCTTCgaaaacttcttcaaatttgcGAGAACGTCGTAACATTTACATCGGCCGATGTAAACAAGTGGAAAGAGGCGGTCAATTTAATGGCTAAACTGAGTAAACTTATTCCAGGCCTTTAG
- the LOC143447038 gene encoding endoplasmic reticulum membrane-associated RNA degradation protein-like isoform X7, translating into MDISTFLSQDVKQIVVDIWQASSHLSQLQHKTEKVCHKFETLTCRFYELITSVLEENQLSTTLDFHTAVQELCPLFHQLLFWDFESDDIERFVELLSNWFIGISKQDIQDWFKVEYLSADTEVNLCLVLKMLYICSTLEHSLRSVYRLKDGHDPLLLRDLLSSKPLKETFGETRMKFLQVLFGGPLSLNLRNLLWHGFISPNELPSMYFHVLLFTIVEMSVFLDDQNLLVGMKKLPLVQKDFVRGVLNERLATTLRSFEANRGCDVANMNELYETSPYIPKSMLVYFKYSLNLYRSRRFGDCVMILLPQLEHLLRCRFSFCNKCPERVMTAESTEFYTTLDDVLSSNLKQGGENYLRYELGDNFMVLLRDLFVLQDGLRLRDHLSHGDVKPLQESDQIDQLIEFLAGSHLHTLHRASPNDVIIRQISLNVKKAAENIKNILEVRKRMFKERSLRSRQRKNYICLLCSRPVLFAGLRFLTLYILVLIHHHGFMADTPQRLLRKLLQICENVVTFTSADVNKWKEAVNLMAKLSKLIPGL; encoded by the exons ATGGATATTAGTACATTTCTTTCTCAAGATGTGAAACAAATTGTAGTTGATATCTGGCAGGCGAGCTCACATTTGTCTCAACTTCAacataaaacagaaaaagtgTGCCACAAATTTGAAACACTAACTTGTAGATTTTATGAGCTCATTACCTCAGTTTTAGAAGAAAACCAGCTTAGCACCACACTCGATTTTCATACGGCTGTTCAGGAATTATGCCCCCTTTTTCATCAACTCTTGTTTTGGGATTTTGAATCAGATGACATTGAGCGGTTTGTTGAACTTTTGTCAAACTGGTTTATCGGGATTTCAAAACAGGATATCCAAGATTGGTTTAAAGTTGAATATCTTTCTGCTGATACTGAAGTGAATCTTTGTCTTGTATTGAAAATGCTTTACATTTGTTCAACGTTGGAGCACTCCCTTCGCAGT GTTTATCGATTAAAAGATGGTCATGATCCTTTGCTTTTGAGAGATCTTCTCAGCAGCAAACCATTGAAAGAAACATTTGGTGAGACTAGAATGAAGTTCTTACAAGTTCTGTTTGGTGGTCCACTCAGTTTGAATTTAAGAAATCTTCTTTGGCATGGATTTATTTCACCAAATGAATTACCGTCAAT GTATTTTCATGTGCTTCTTTTTACTATTGTGGAAATGTCAGTGTTCTTGGATGATCAAAACCTGCTCGTTGGAATGAAAAAACTTCCTTTGGTTCAGAAAGATTTTGTAAGGGGAGTGCTCAATGAAAGACTAG CAACAACCTTAAGAAGTTTTGAAGCTAACCGGGGCTGTGATGTGGCAAATATGAATGAACTTTATGAAACGTCTCCTTATATTCCAAAGTCAATGTTAGTCTACTTCAAATATTCATTAAATCTGTACAGATCACGCAG attTGGCGACTGTGTGATGATTTTACTTCCACAGTTGGAACATTTGTTGCGTTGTAGGTtttcattttgcaacaaatgcCCAGAACGTGTCATGACCGCTGAGTCTACTGAATTTTATACAACTTTGGATGAT GTTTTGTCATCCAATTTGAAGCAAGGTGGTGAAAATTATCTGCGATACGAACTTGGTGATAACTTCATG GTTTTACTTCGAGATCTTTTCGTTCTCCAAGATGGCCTTCGTCTCCGAGATCATTTATCCCACG GTGATGTGAAACCCTTGCAAGAAAGCGACCAGATTGACCAGCTCATAGAATTCCTTGCCGGAAGTCACCTTCACACTTTGCACAG GGCGAGTCCCAATGATGTTATCATAAGACAGATATCGCTCAATGTGAAGAAAGCGgcggaaaatataaaaaacattcTAGAAGTCCGGAAGAGAATGTTCAAGGAACGTTCTTTGAGATCGAGACAAAggaaaaattacatttgtcTCCTATGCAG CCGTCCGGTTTTGTTTGCTGGACTTCGGTTCTTAACCTTGTACATCCTTGTGCTAATCCATCATCATGGTTTTATGGCAGACACACCTCAAAG GTTGCTTCgaaaacttcttcaaatttgcGAGAACGTCGTAACATTTACATCGGCCGATGTAAACAAGTGGAAAGAGGCGGTCAATTTAATGGCTAAACTGAGTAAACTTATTCCAGGCCTTTAG
- the LOC143447038 gene encoding endoplasmic reticulum membrane-associated RNA degradation protein-like isoform X6: MLINQTRKHPDWKVCWLWVYRLKDGHDPLLLRDLLSSKPLKETFGETRMKFLQVLFGGPLSLNLRNLLWHGFISPNELPSMYFHVLLFTIVEMSVFLDDQNLLVGMKKLPLVQKDFVRGVLNERLATTLRSFEANRGCDVANMNELYETSPYIPKSMLVYFKYSLNLYRSRRFGDCVMILLPQLEHLLRCRFSFCNKCPERVMTAESTEFYTTLDDVLSSNLKQGGENYLRYELGDNFMVLLRDLFVLQDGLRLRDHLSHGEMSSIDVDHNIAFVVVSAALYASHGCARKHEETGYTRNERDSFLDEPDTQNSAFNISFQGGACCTCQNNDLFRQISTFINNYESLFHALAFTKRDVCSSVKLCFNFKDTPSIENFNDLKNSVDSFEVDELVSSLKLLSIQYAQLAKSTVADSNFVEQFFTSITNKGDVKPLQESDQIDQLIEFLAGSHLHTLHRASPNDVIIRQISLNVKKAAENIKNILEVRKRMFKERSLRSRQRKNYICLLCSRPVLFAGLRFLTLYILVLIHHHGFMADTPQRLLRKLLQICENVVTFTSADVNKWKEAVNLMAKLSKLIPGL; encoded by the exons ATGCTTATTAACCAGACTAGAAAAcacccagattggaaagtttgctggtTGTGG GTTTATCGATTAAAAGATGGTCATGATCCTTTGCTTTTGAGAGATCTTCTCAGCAGCAAACCATTGAAAGAAACATTTGGTGAGACTAGAATGAAGTTCTTACAAGTTCTGTTTGGTGGTCCACTCAGTTTGAATTTAAGAAATCTTCTTTGGCATGGATTTATTTCACCAAATGAATTACCGTCAAT GTATTTTCATGTGCTTCTTTTTACTATTGTGGAAATGTCAGTGTTCTTGGATGATCAAAACCTGCTCGTTGGAATGAAAAAACTTCCTTTGGTTCAGAAAGATTTTGTAAGGGGAGTGCTCAATGAAAGACTAG CAACAACCTTAAGAAGTTTTGAAGCTAACCGGGGCTGTGATGTGGCAAATATGAATGAACTTTATGAAACGTCTCCTTATATTCCAAAGTCAATGTTAGTCTACTTCAAATATTCATTAAATCTGTACAGATCACGCAG attTGGCGACTGTGTGATGATTTTACTTCCACAGTTGGAACATTTGTTGCGTTGTAGGTtttcattttgcaacaaatgcCCAGAACGTGTCATGACCGCTGAGTCTACTGAATTTTATACAACTTTGGATGAT GTTTTGTCATCCAATTTGAAGCAAGGTGGTGAAAATTATCTGCGATACGAACTTGGTGATAACTTCATG GTTTTACTTCGAGATCTTTTCGTTCTCCAAGATGGCCTTCGTCTCCGAGATCATTTATCCCACGGTGAGATGTCATCTATAGATGTAGATCACAATATCGCCTTTGTTGTTGTCTCTGCTGCACTCTATGCAAGTCATGGATGTGCAAGGAAGCATGAAGAAACAGGGTATACAAGGAATGAAAGAGATTCCTTTTTAGATGAGCCAGATACTCAAAATTCAGCTTTCAACATCAGCTTCCAAGGAGGAGCATGTTGCACTTGTCAAAACAATGATCTCTTCAGACAGATCTCaacttttataaataattacgAATCGCTTTTTCATGCTTTGGCTTTTACCAAGCGTGACGTTTGCTCTTCTGTCAAGCTCTGCTTCAACTTTAAGGATACACCTTCAATAGAGAATTTTAATGATTTGAAAAATTCTGTGGACTCTTTCGAAGTTGATGAGCTTGTTTcttcattaaaacttttgagcATTCAGTATGCACAATTAGCAAAAAGTACTGTTGCAGACTCGAATTTTGTTGAACAATTTTTTACATCGATTACAAACAAAGGTGATGTGAAACCCTTGCAAGAAAGCGACCAGATTGACCAGCTCATAGAATTCCTTGCCGGAAGTCACCTTCACACTTTGCACAG GGCGAGTCCCAATGATGTTATCATAAGACAGATATCGCTCAATGTGAAGAAAGCGgcggaaaatataaaaaacattcTAGAAGTCCGGAAGAGAATGTTCAAGGAACGTTCTTTGAGATCGAGACAAAggaaaaattacatttgtcTCCTATGCAG CCGTCCGGTTTTGTTTGCTGGACTTCGGTTCTTAACCTTGTACATCCTTGTGCTAATCCATCATCATGGTTTTATGGCAGACACACCTCAAAG GTTGCTTCgaaaacttcttcaaatttgcGAGAACGTCGTAACATTTACATCGGCCGATGTAAACAAGTGGAAAGAGGCGGTCAATTTAATGGCTAAACTGAGTAAACTTATTCCAGGCCTTTAG
- the LOC143447038 gene encoding endoplasmic reticulum membrane-associated RNA degradation protein-like isoform X2, producing MDISTFLSQDVKQIVVDIWQASSHLSQLQHKTEKVCHKFETLTCRFYELITSVLEENQLSTTLDFHTAVQELCPLFHQLLFWDFESDDIERFVELLSNWFIGISKQDIQDWFKVEYLSADTEVNLCLVLKMLYICSTLEHSLRSVYRLKDGHDPLLLRDLLSSKPLKETFGETRMKFLQVLFGGPLSLNLRNLLWHGFISPNELPSMYFHVLLFTIVEMSVFLDDQNLLVGMKKLPLVQKDFVRGVLNERLATTLRSFEANRGCDVANMNELYETSPYIPKSMLVYFKYSLNLYRSRRFGDCVMILLPQLEHLLRCRFSFCNKCPERVMTAESTEFYTTLDDVLSSNLKQGGENYLRYELGDNFMVLLRDLFVLQDGLRLRDHLSHGEMSSIDVDHNIAFVVVSAALYASHGCARKHEETGYTRNERDSFLDEPDTQNSAFNISFQGGACCTCQNNDLFRQISTFINNYESLFHALAFTKRDVCSSVKLCFNFKDTPSIENFNDLKNSVDSFEVDELVSSLKLLSIQYAQLAKSTVADSNFVEQFFTSITNKGDVKPLQESDQIDQLIEFLAGSHLHTLHRQISLNVKKAAENIKNILEVRKRMFKERSLRSRQRKNYICLLCSRPVLFAGLRFLTLYILVLIHHHGFMADTPQRLLRKLLQICENVVTFTSADVNKWKEAVNLMAKLSKLIPGL from the exons ATGGATATTAGTACATTTCTTTCTCAAGATGTGAAACAAATTGTAGTTGATATCTGGCAGGCGAGCTCACATTTGTCTCAACTTCAacataaaacagaaaaagtgTGCCACAAATTTGAAACACTAACTTGTAGATTTTATGAGCTCATTACCTCAGTTTTAGAAGAAAACCAGCTTAGCACCACACTCGATTTTCATACGGCTGTTCAGGAATTATGCCCCCTTTTTCATCAACTCTTGTTTTGGGATTTTGAATCAGATGACATTGAGCGGTTTGTTGAACTTTTGTCAAACTGGTTTATCGGGATTTCAAAACAGGATATCCAAGATTGGTTTAAAGTTGAATATCTTTCTGCTGATACTGAAGTGAATCTTTGTCTTGTATTGAAAATGCTTTACATTTGTTCAACGTTGGAGCACTCCCTTCGCAGT GTTTATCGATTAAAAGATGGTCATGATCCTTTGCTTTTGAGAGATCTTCTCAGCAGCAAACCATTGAAAGAAACATTTGGTGAGACTAGAATGAAGTTCTTACAAGTTCTGTTTGGTGGTCCACTCAGTTTGAATTTAAGAAATCTTCTTTGGCATGGATTTATTTCACCAAATGAATTACCGTCAAT GTATTTTCATGTGCTTCTTTTTACTATTGTGGAAATGTCAGTGTTCTTGGATGATCAAAACCTGCTCGTTGGAATGAAAAAACTTCCTTTGGTTCAGAAAGATTTTGTAAGGGGAGTGCTCAATGAAAGACTAG CAACAACCTTAAGAAGTTTTGAAGCTAACCGGGGCTGTGATGTGGCAAATATGAATGAACTTTATGAAACGTCTCCTTATATTCCAAAGTCAATGTTAGTCTACTTCAAATATTCATTAAATCTGTACAGATCACGCAG attTGGCGACTGTGTGATGATTTTACTTCCACAGTTGGAACATTTGTTGCGTTGTAGGTtttcattttgcaacaaatgcCCAGAACGTGTCATGACCGCTGAGTCTACTGAATTTTATACAACTTTGGATGAT GTTTTGTCATCCAATTTGAAGCAAGGTGGTGAAAATTATCTGCGATACGAACTTGGTGATAACTTCATG GTTTTACTTCGAGATCTTTTCGTTCTCCAAGATGGCCTTCGTCTCCGAGATCATTTATCCCACGGTGAGATGTCATCTATAGATGTAGATCACAATATCGCCTTTGTTGTTGTCTCTGCTGCACTCTATGCAAGTCATGGATGTGCAAGGAAGCATGAAGAAACAGGGTATACAAGGAATGAAAGAGATTCCTTTTTAGATGAGCCAGATACTCAAAATTCAGCTTTCAACATCAGCTTCCAAGGAGGAGCATGTTGCACTTGTCAAAACAATGATCTCTTCAGACAGATCTCaacttttataaataattacgAATCGCTTTTTCATGCTTTGGCTTTTACCAAGCGTGACGTTTGCTCTTCTGTCAAGCTCTGCTTCAACTTTAAGGATACACCTTCAATAGAGAATTTTAATGATTTGAAAAATTCTGTGGACTCTTTCGAAGTTGATGAGCTTGTTTcttcattaaaacttttgagcATTCAGTATGCACAATTAGCAAAAAGTACTGTTGCAGACTCGAATTTTGTTGAACAATTTTTTACATCGATTACAAACAAAGGTGATGTGAAACCCTTGCAAGAAAGCGACCAGATTGACCAGCTCATAGAATTCCTTGCCGGAAGTCACCTTCACACTTTGCACAG ACAGATATCGCTCAATGTGAAGAAAGCGgcggaaaatataaaaaacattcTAGAAGTCCGGAAGAGAATGTTCAAGGAACGTTCTTTGAGATCGAGACAAAggaaaaattacatttgtcTCCTATGCAG CCGTCCGGTTTTGTTTGCTGGACTTCGGTTCTTAACCTTGTACATCCTTGTGCTAATCCATCATCATGGTTTTATGGCAGACACACCTCAAAG GTTGCTTCgaaaacttcttcaaatttgcGAGAACGTCGTAACATTTACATCGGCCGATGTAAACAAGTGGAAAGAGGCGGTCAATTTAATGGCTAAACTGAGTAAACTTATTCCAGGCCTTTAG
- the LOC143447038 gene encoding endoplasmic reticulum membrane-associated RNA degradation protein-like isoform X9 — protein sequence MDISTFLSQDVKQIVVDIWQASSHLSQLQHKTEKVCHKFETLTCRFYELITSVLEENQLSTTLDFHTAVQELCPLFHQLLFWDFESDDIERFVELLSNWFIGISKQDIQDWFKVEYLSADTEVNLCLVLKMLYICSTLEHSLRSVYRLKDGHDPLLLRDLLSSKPLKETFGETRMKFLQVLFGGPLSLNLRNLLWHGFISPNELPSMYFHVLLFTIVEMSVFLDDQNLLVGMKKLPLVQKDFVRGVLNERLATTLRSFEANRGCDVANMNELYETSPYIPKSMLVYFKYSLNLYRSRRFGDCVMILLPQLEHLLRCRFSFCNKCPERVMTAESTEFYTTLDDVLSSNLKQGGENYLRYELGDNFMVLLRDLFVLQDGLRLRDHLSHGDVKPLQESDQIDQLIEFLAGSHLHTLHRQISLNVKKAAENIKNILEVRKRMFKERSLRSRQRKNYICLLCSRPVLFAGLRFLTLYILVLIHHHGFMADTPQRLLRKLLQICENVVTFTSADVNKWKEAVNLMAKLSKLIPGL from the exons ATGGATATTAGTACATTTCTTTCTCAAGATGTGAAACAAATTGTAGTTGATATCTGGCAGGCGAGCTCACATTTGTCTCAACTTCAacataaaacagaaaaagtgTGCCACAAATTTGAAACACTAACTTGTAGATTTTATGAGCTCATTACCTCAGTTTTAGAAGAAAACCAGCTTAGCACCACACTCGATTTTCATACGGCTGTTCAGGAATTATGCCCCCTTTTTCATCAACTCTTGTTTTGGGATTTTGAATCAGATGACATTGAGCGGTTTGTTGAACTTTTGTCAAACTGGTTTATCGGGATTTCAAAACAGGATATCCAAGATTGGTTTAAAGTTGAATATCTTTCTGCTGATACTGAAGTGAATCTTTGTCTTGTATTGAAAATGCTTTACATTTGTTCAACGTTGGAGCACTCCCTTCGCAGT GTTTATCGATTAAAAGATGGTCATGATCCTTTGCTTTTGAGAGATCTTCTCAGCAGCAAACCATTGAAAGAAACATTTGGTGAGACTAGAATGAAGTTCTTACAAGTTCTGTTTGGTGGTCCACTCAGTTTGAATTTAAGAAATCTTCTTTGGCATGGATTTATTTCACCAAATGAATTACCGTCAAT GTATTTTCATGTGCTTCTTTTTACTATTGTGGAAATGTCAGTGTTCTTGGATGATCAAAACCTGCTCGTTGGAATGAAAAAACTTCCTTTGGTTCAGAAAGATTTTGTAAGGGGAGTGCTCAATGAAAGACTAG CAACAACCTTAAGAAGTTTTGAAGCTAACCGGGGCTGTGATGTGGCAAATATGAATGAACTTTATGAAACGTCTCCTTATATTCCAAAGTCAATGTTAGTCTACTTCAAATATTCATTAAATCTGTACAGATCACGCAG attTGGCGACTGTGTGATGATTTTACTTCCACAGTTGGAACATTTGTTGCGTTGTAGGTtttcattttgcaacaaatgcCCAGAACGTGTCATGACCGCTGAGTCTACTGAATTTTATACAACTTTGGATGAT GTTTTGTCATCCAATTTGAAGCAAGGTGGTGAAAATTATCTGCGATACGAACTTGGTGATAACTTCATG GTTTTACTTCGAGATCTTTTCGTTCTCCAAGATGGCCTTCGTCTCCGAGATCATTTATCCCACG GTGATGTGAAACCCTTGCAAGAAAGCGACCAGATTGACCAGCTCATAGAATTCCTTGCCGGAAGTCACCTTCACACTTTGCACAG ACAGATATCGCTCAATGTGAAGAAAGCGgcggaaaatataaaaaacattcTAGAAGTCCGGAAGAGAATGTTCAAGGAACGTTCTTTGAGATCGAGACAAAggaaaaattacatttgtcTCCTATGCAG CCGTCCGGTTTTGTTTGCTGGACTTCGGTTCTTAACCTTGTACATCCTTGTGCTAATCCATCATCATGGTTTTATGGCAGACACACCTCAAAG GTTGCTTCgaaaacttcttcaaatttgcGAGAACGTCGTAACATTTACATCGGCCGATGTAAACAAGTGGAAAGAGGCGGTCAATTTAATGGCTAAACTGAGTAAACTTATTCCAGGCCTTTAG